In Trichocoleus desertorum NBK24, the following are encoded in one genomic region:
- a CDS encoding M20 family metallopeptidase has product MVSTSLSPLAVDQSRIRPAIQTLQPQLVEWRRRLHQRPELGFREKLTAEFVAQKLTEWGIEHQTEIAQTGIVATIASDKPGPVLAIRADMDALPIQEENEVPYRSQHDGLMHACGHDGHTAIALGTAYHLSQHRDSFAGTVKIIFQPAEEGPGGAQPMIEAGVLQNPTVDAIVGLHLWNNLPLGTVGVRTGALMAAVELFRCTIQGRGGHGAIPHQTIDSIVVSAQIINALQTIVARNVNPIDSAVVTVGELHAGTATNVIAASAKMSGTVRYFNPALAGFFHQRIEQIIAGICQSHGASYELDYQSLYPPVINDGAIADLVRSVAENVVEAEVGIVPECQTMGGEDMSFFLQQVPGCYFFLGSANIHRGLAYPHHHPRFDFDETALGMGVEIFVHCVEKFCV; this is encoded by the coding sequence ATGGTTTCCACCTCTTTAAGCCCACTTGCCGTCGATCAATCTCGGATTCGGCCAGCTATTCAGACGTTGCAACCCCAACTAGTCGAGTGGCGAAGACGGCTACATCAGCGACCTGAATTAGGCTTTCGCGAGAAACTTACCGCAGAATTTGTGGCCCAAAAGCTAACTGAATGGGGCATTGAGCATCAAACCGAAATCGCCCAAACCGGAATCGTGGCTACGATCGCCTCTGACAAACCAGGCCCTGTACTGGCGATTCGGGCCGATATGGATGCTCTACCCATCCAAGAAGAAAACGAAGTGCCCTATCGATCGCAACATGATGGTTTGATGCATGCTTGTGGTCATGATGGGCATACCGCGATCGCCCTAGGCACCGCTTACCACCTCTCTCAACATCGGGATAGCTTTGCGGGTACGGTGAAAATTATTTTCCAGCCTGCCGAGGAAGGTCCGGGAGGCGCACAGCCCATGATCGAAGCAGGAGTACTCCAGAACCCAACGGTAGACGCGATCGTGGGTCTACACTTGTGGAATAACTTACCGCTGGGAACGGTCGGTGTGAGAACCGGGGCACTGATGGCAGCCGTAGAACTCTTTCGGTGCACCATTCAAGGTAGAGGGGGACATGGAGCCATCCCCCACCAAACCATAGATTCCATTGTGGTCAGTGCCCAAATCATCAACGCCTTACAAACCATTGTCGCCCGCAACGTCAACCCCATTGACTCCGCAGTGGTCACAGTAGGCGAGCTTCATGCAGGTACAGCTACCAATGTGATCGCAGCTTCAGCCAAAATGAGCGGTACGGTGCGTTACTTCAACCCAGCCTTGGCAGGCTTTTTTCATCAACGGATTGAGCAGATTATTGCAGGAATTTGTCAAAGTCATGGAGCCAGCTACGAGTTGGATTATCAATCTCTGTACCCCCCTGTGATTAATGATGGGGCGATCGCAGACCTTGTTCGCTCTGTGGCAGAGAATGTGGTCGAGGCGGAGGTAGGCATCGTCCCCGAATGCCAAACAATGGGCGGTGAAGATATGTCGTTCTTCTTGCAGCAAGTCCCTGGTTGTTACTTCTTCCTCGGCTCCGCCAACATTCACAGAGGCTTAGCCTACCCCCACCACCATCCCCGCTTCGACTTTGACGAAACCGCTCTAGGCATGGGCGTAGAAATTTTTGTCCATTGCGTTGAGAAATTCTGCGTTTAG